A portion of the Desulfovibrio gilichinskyi genome contains these proteins:
- a CDS encoding NTP transferase domain-containing protein produces MKAVILAAGIGSRLSRPFPKSLSVLPYGETILGRQVRILKDLGVKEIIIVVGFKMTLIMENFPEVYYRYNPNYYITNTSKSLLCAIEDLDDDVLWMNGDVVFDKAIIREILEIKDENFVCVDCKSCGEEEVKYTRDADGYINEISKLVKNAEGEAVGINMIRKKDLKTYADALRKCEEQDYFEKGIEIIIHDGIKIKPVDISDHKCIEVDFEEDWISAQENFQTRDNK; encoded by the coding sequence TGAAAGCAGTCATCCTTGCAGCAGGTATCGGCAGTAGGCTCAGCAGACCTTTTCCGAAATCTCTTTCGGTATTGCCCTACGGGGAAACCATCCTCGGTCGACAGGTCAGGATTCTTAAGGATCTTGGGGTAAAGGAAATAATCATTGTCGTAGGCTTTAAAATGACCCTGATTATGGAAAACTTCCCCGAAGTATACTATAGGTACAATCCCAACTACTACATCACCAACACGTCCAAAAGTCTCCTATGTGCTATTGAAGATCTTGATGACGACGTCCTGTGGATGAACGGCGATGTTGTTTTTGATAAAGCTATTATTCGCGAAATTTTAGAAATTAAAGATGAAAATTTTGTCTGCGTTGACTGCAAATCCTGCGGTGAAGAAGAAGTCAAATATACTCGCGACGCAGACGGTTATATCAATGAAATTTCCAAACTAGTCAAAAATGCGGAAGGGGAAGCTGTCGGAATCAATATGATCCGCAAAAAAGACCTCAAAACATATGCGGATGCACTGCGCAAGTGCGAAGAGCAGGACTATTTTGAAAAAGGTATTGAAATAATTATCCATGACGGAATCAAAATTAAGCCTGTGGATATCTCAGACCACAAATGTATAGAAGTAGATTTTGAAGAAGACTGGATTTCAGCTCAAGAAAACTTCCAGACACGCGATAACAAATAA
- the pseF gene encoding pseudaminic acid cytidylyltransferase — translation MQIAIIPARGGSKRIPKKSIRPFLGKPLIAYAIEAARKSGFFDHIIVSTDSEEFAEVAIENGAEAPFLRPAKLADDFAATAPVIEHALGWVKENLGEPDRFCQFYANPFVTAENITGGYKLLREKKANCVLGVTEFAYPILRSFKINDQGGVEYAFPEYASSRSQDLPTFFHDAAQFYWHELTDIPEDRKAGLNLPYFLPRHMAVDIDTKEDWEIAERLYKAFVLNA, via the coding sequence ATGCAGATAGCAATCATCCCTGCTCGCGGCGGGAGCAAACGTATTCCTAAAAAATCAATCCGCCCTTTTCTGGGAAAACCTCTCATTGCCTATGCCATTGAAGCCGCCCGCAAGAGCGGCTTTTTTGATCACATCATAGTGAGTACTGACAGCGAAGAATTTGCTGAAGTAGCGATAGAAAACGGAGCAGAAGCTCCGTTTTTACGTCCAGCAAAGCTTGCTGACGATTTTGCCGCGACTGCTCCGGTAATAGAGCACGCGCTGGGCTGGGTAAAAGAAAACCTAGGTGAACCGGATAGATTCTGTCAATTTTATGCCAACCCTTTTGTAACCGCTGAAAATATAACCGGCGGTTACAAGCTGCTCCGTGAAAAAAAGGCAAACTGCGTTCTTGGAGTAACAGAATTCGCATACCCCATACTTCGCTCTTTCAAAATTAATGATCAGGGCGGCGTGGAATATGCTTTCCCGGAATATGCCTCAAGCAGGTCACAGGATTTACCTACATTTTTCCATGATGCGGCCCAGTTTTACTGGCATGAACTGACAGACATTCCTGAAGACCGTAAAGCCGGATTAAATCTGCCGTACTTCCTACCGCGCCACATGGCCGTGGATATTGATACAAAGGAAGATTGGGAAATTGCCGAGCGGTTATATAAGGCTTTTGTTCTTAATGCGTAA
- a CDS encoding PseG/SpsG family protein encodes MRKPVKIAFFCEGTPERGFGHVGRCLALSAAFREDHGSNCLFVFKGSESARSKICEAAFEVVEISDFESYVFSDEDAVVLDLLIPLADDFFANAKSRNVLICTIDDPTPNRLKSELAFYPPVPQVRDLSWKNFSGDLFCGWDYIPLRKEFSKITNLPPIISDKEKSSIPELLITAGGSDPAELTLKILHVLTSLNEPWHAKIVIGPMFKNLDKIKGIAVELGDRIKLVGNVESMSRLMSQSDLAIASFGMTAYELVACRTPQLLLCLTDDHASSASALHDTGAAISLGRYDLVTKQKLTETLLKFISDRNLRAKMVASAERLNIGRGAANIAEIIIKRLKSKRIGDIK; translated from the coding sequence ATGCGTAAGCCAGTTAAAATTGCATTCTTTTGCGAAGGGACCCCTGAAAGGGGGTTTGGGCATGTCGGAAGATGTTTAGCACTTAGCGCAGCATTCAGAGAGGATCATGGTAGTAACTGTCTGTTTGTGTTTAAGGGCAGTGAATCCGCCCGTAGTAAAATCTGTGAAGCGGCTTTTGAAGTCGTAGAAATCTCAGATTTCGAATCGTATGTGTTTTCAGACGAAGATGCCGTTGTTCTGGACCTGCTCATTCCTCTGGCAGATGACTTCTTCGCAAATGCAAAATCTAGAAATGTGCTCATATGTACTATCGACGATCCCACACCAAACCGTTTAAAAAGTGAATTGGCTTTTTACCCACCTGTCCCGCAAGTCCGCGATCTGAGCTGGAAAAATTTCTCTGGAGATCTTTTTTGCGGTTGGGACTACATTCCTCTCCGCAAGGAATTTTCTAAAATCACAAATCTGCCCCCAATAATTTCAGACAAGGAAAAATCTTCCATACCTGAGCTGCTTATAACAGCAGGAGGAAGTGATCCGGCTGAACTGACTTTAAAAATTTTACACGTCTTAACTTCCCTTAACGAGCCGTGGCATGCAAAAATAGTCATTGGCCCTATGTTCAAAAATCTGGACAAAATCAAAGGGATAGCGGTAGAGCTTGGAGACAGGATTAAACTTGTGGGCAATGTTGAATCCATGTCCCGACTAATGAGTCAAAGCGACTTAGCTATAGCTTCATTCGGCATGACGGCTTATGAGCTGGTAGCCTGCAGAACACCGCAGTTGTTGCTCTGCCTGACGGATGATCACGCCAGCTCGGCATCAGCCTTGCATGACACCGGAGCAGCAATCTCTCTCGGCAGATATGATCTTGTTACAAAGCAAAAGCTTACAGAGACCTTGCTTAAATTTATTTCTGATAGAAATTTACGGGCAAAAATGGTTGCGAGTGCCGAAAGACTTAATATTGGGCGCGGAGCCGCTAATATTGCCGAGATCATAATCAAACGACTTAAGTCCAAAAGAATTGGTGATATAAAGTGA
- a CDS encoding class I SAM-dependent methyltransferase — protein sequence MSDKKNWNDHEGTVLHSVDGFDVIDCKLCGFKHIIPIPSEDELRKIYKHDYHVKDKPLMLEHQLEDREWLDSINDARLETLEKILGRAGSFLDIGSGNGFLLSQAKNRGWTVKGIEPSDKAAEYSYSQGLDVDCAVFDQECANRLEKFDVVHLGDVMEHVPSPSAILNLCNHVLRSGGLIAIGVPNEYTPVQKILNEDMDVRPWWIAPPHHLNYFDKESLEGLLSRHGFTPCHSEVSFPMELFLLMGKNYLDDPKLGRDFHAMRKQLELNLTKSGNRAFLDKLYGCFAEAGIGRTMLVIAQKNFEQE from the coding sequence GTGAGTGATAAAAAGAACTGGAACGACCACGAAGGAACTGTCCTGCACAGCGTGGACGGTTTTGACGTAATAGACTGCAAATTATGCGGTTTCAAACACATCATTCCTATCCCTAGTGAGGATGAACTTCGTAAGATTTACAAGCATGATTACCACGTAAAAGACAAGCCGTTGATGCTTGAGCATCAGCTTGAAGACCGAGAGTGGCTGGACTCTATCAATGATGCACGGCTTGAAACTCTGGAAAAAATTTTAGGCAGAGCAGGTAGTTTTTTAGACATAGGTTCCGGCAACGGATTCCTGCTCAGTCAGGCAAAAAATCGTGGATGGACAGTTAAAGGAATTGAACCTTCCGACAAAGCCGCAGAGTATTCATACTCACAAGGACTTGACGTTGATTGCGCCGTTTTTGATCAAGAATGTGCAAACCGTTTAGAGAAATTCGATGTGGTTCACCTTGGCGATGTGATGGAACATGTTCCGTCTCCAAGCGCAATACTTAACCTTTGCAATCATGTTCTGCGATCTGGCGGACTCATAGCTATCGGAGTTCCGAATGAATACACTCCAGTTCAAAAAATTTTAAACGAAGATATGGATGTACGCCCTTGGTGGATAGCTCCTCCGCATCATCTCAATTACTTTGATAAAGAGTCGCTTGAAGGATTGCTCTCACGCCACGGCTTTACTCCATGCCATAGTGAAGTGTCGTTTCCAATGGAACTATTCCTGCTTATGGGTAAAAATTACTTAGACGACCCTAAGCTGGGACGAGACTTCCACGCCATGCGCAAACAACTTGAGCTGAATCTGACTAAAAGCGGCAATAGAGCTTTTCTGGATAAACTTTACGGGTGTTTTGCTGAAGCTGGAATAGGACGAACCATGCTTGTTATTGCACAAAAGAATTTCGAACAGGAATAA
- a CDS encoding SDR family NAD(P)-dependent oxidoreductase, with protein MNRLENKIALVTGGGRGIGKAISAKLAENGAEVILTWVSDSKSADETVSAIIKNGGKGRALQLEVSDESSVNAVVADISEKEGRLDILVNNAGINNPTDFDKITSEDWDRILNVNLKGPFLCTQRCLELLKKSKAGSIINIGSVSGQYGGPRTAHYAASKAGLISLGQVAARFGAEWNIRCNTIAAGLIASEMAKAGLKDPAVQKAAESVIMKRFGATSEVADTVVYLASDDSSYITAQTISVNGGLYF; from the coding sequence ATGAATAGATTAGAAAATAAAATAGCTCTGGTCACAGGCGGCGGACGTGGAATAGGCAAGGCTATCAGCGCCAAACTTGCTGAAAACGGCGCAGAAGTAATTCTCACATGGGTATCAGATAGCAAAAGTGCAGATGAAACCGTCAGCGCAATCATTAAAAACGGCGGCAAGGGACGTGCGCTCCAGCTTGAAGTCAGTGACGAATCTTCTGTTAACGCAGTTGTCGCTGATATATCTGAAAAAGAAGGACGGCTGGATATTCTGGTAAATAATGCCGGAATTAATAACCCGACTGATTTTGATAAAATCACCTCTGAGGACTGGGATAGAATTTTAAATGTAAACCTCAAAGGACCGTTCCTTTGTACACAGCGCTGCCTTGAACTGCTCAAAAAAAGTAAAGCCGGAAGTATAATAAACATCGGATCAGTCAGCGGTCAGTACGGCGGACCTAGAACTGCCCACTACGCGGCAAGCAAAGCCGGACTCATCTCACTTGGGCAGGTCGCAGCCAGATTCGGAGCCGAGTGGAACATCCGCTGCAATACAATCGCCGCAGGTCTCATTGCTTCTGAAATGGCTAAAGCAGGGCTTAAAGATCCTGCTGTTCAAAAAGCGGCTGAAAGTGTGATCATGAAAAGATTCGGCGCAACATCAGAAGTTGCAGACACAGTTGTATATCTGGCTTCAGATGACTCTTCATACATTACAGCTCAGACAATCAGCGTCAACGGCGGCCTTTATTTTTAA
- a CDS encoding transketolase, which translates to MNTSKYDELEKFAAKLRKSIIIMNCHAGSGHPGGSLSCVEIISWLYCNEMNYCTENMNDPGRDRFILSKGHSCLSLYAALAEKGFFSKEEFKTLRHAGGMLQGHPDRLKTPGVEFNSGSLGQGFSFALGCALGAKRAGRKSRIYALLGDGELNEGQIWEGCMFAAHHNLDNMVAIVDYNKLQSDDLNTKITAIEPLNDKFKAFGWHVIEIDGHDFREISNAFTRARAMAGKPTMIIAHTVKGKGVSYMENVPKWHGSLCPTGKERECAMRECGCEELI; encoded by the coding sequence ATGAACACGTCTAAATATGATGAACTTGAAAAATTTGCTGCAAAACTCAGAAAATCCATCATCATAATGAATTGCCATGCAGGCTCAGGTCATCCGGGCGGTTCACTTTCCTGTGTGGAAATCATCAGCTGGCTTTATTGCAACGAAATGAACTACTGCACAGAAAATATGAATGACCCGGGCCGTGACAGATTTATACTGTCTAAAGGACACTCCTGCCTTTCTCTTTACGCCGCTCTTGCTGAAAAAGGTTTCTTTTCAAAAGAAGAATTTAAAACTCTGCGCCATGCCGGAGGGATGCTGCAAGGTCACCCTGACCGCTTGAAAACCCCCGGGGTTGAATTCAACTCAGGTTCGCTTGGGCAGGGATTCTCTTTTGCTCTCGGGTGCGCTCTTGGAGCCAAAAGAGCAGGAAGAAAAAGCCGTATATATGCTCTGCTCGGAGACGGCGAACTCAATGAAGGTCAAATATGGGAAGGATGCATGTTCGCAGCTCACCACAATCTCGACAACATGGTTGCTATTGTTGATTACAACAAACTTCAAAGTGACGACCTTAACACCAAGATTACTGCTATCGAGCCGTTAAACGACAAATTCAAAGCCTTCGGCTGGCATGTAATCGAAATTGACGGTCACGATTTCCGCGAAATTTCAAATGCATTCACAAGAGCAAGAGCTATGGCCGGAAAACCGACCATGATCATCGCCCATACCGTTAAAGGAAAAGGGGTTTCATACATGGAAAATGTGCCAAAATGGCACGGCAGCCTCTGCCCGACCGGAAAAGAAAGAGAATGCGCAATGCGTGAATGCGGCTGCGAGGAGTTAATATAA
- a CDS encoding transketolase family protein — protein MENMRDAFGKVLTELAGVRDDFVVLDADVAGGTGTYHFREAYPDRFIQCGIAEQNMFSMAAGLAESGIIPIVTCYAVFASMRALEQARNSIAYPEFNVKIAASHLGLDVGPDGATHQALEDIAIYRSIPKMSVVSPADPVELRAVMPYLLDTTGPLYLRTGRSPLPNVFDENTIFEHGKAQVLREGSDATIMAVGVMVHRAMKAAETLAKEGISCRVLNMSWLKPMDEAAVTKAAIETGAIVTCEDHNKYGGLGGAVMEIVCENAPVPVERVAVDDIFGASGEPEDLAKAYGLMPEDIVKAVRKVIKRKA, from the coding sequence ATGGAAAATATGAGAGATGCTTTCGGCAAGGTGCTGACAGAACTTGCAGGAGTGCGGGATGATTTTGTAGTTCTTGACGCAGACGTTGCCGGGGGAACCGGAACATACCATTTTCGCGAGGCATATCCAGACAGATTTATCCAATGCGGAATTGCTGAACAGAATATGTTTTCAATGGCAGCAGGTCTTGCCGAATCAGGAATTATCCCCATTGTTACCTGCTACGCAGTGTTTGCATCTATGCGTGCACTGGAACAAGCCAGAAACTCTATCGCCTATCCTGAATTCAATGTAAAAATTGCTGCAAGTCACCTCGGGCTGGACGTAGGCCCTGACGGAGCAACTCATCAGGCTCTTGAAGATATCGCCATATATCGCAGTATTCCTAAAATGAGTGTTGTATCCCCTGCCGATCCGGTAGAACTGAGAGCAGTTATGCCTTATCTGCTAGACACTACAGGGCCGCTATACCTTCGGACAGGACGCAGTCCGTTGCCTAATGTTTTTGACGAAAACACAATTTTTGAACACGGCAAAGCTCAAGTTTTACGCGAAGGCAGTGATGCAACCATTATGGCAGTCGGAGTCATGGTACACCGCGCCATGAAAGCCGCTGAAACCCTCGCAAAAGAAGGCATATCCTGCCGCGTACTGAACATGTCTTGGCTTAAACCCATGGACGAAGCGGCTGTCACTAAAGCTGCAATAGAAACAGGCGCAATAGTAACTTGTGAAGATCATAATAAATACGGCGGACTCGGCGGCGCTGTAATGGAAATAGTTTGCGAAAACGCTCCTGTTCCTGTTGAACGCGTAGCTGTGGATGACATTTTCGGAGCATCCGGTGAACCGGAAGATCTGGCTAAAGCATATGGGCTTATGCCTGAAGATATTGTTAAGGCTGTGCGTAAGGTAATTAAACGTAAAGCATAA
- a CDS encoding TIGR04372 family glycosyltransferase, with amino-acid sequence MKKKRLLIIGTAQQAYIQDYLAKVDLITTDVHLLVPERDRGAYGPQKVSYFSGIFHPLFLPLLKVMLTFRPDEAVVVCGMTYDHDNVVKAVSFYSSFKKLEVKFSVRNNEELAGKELHPSAPKEILKWIGLGTIALLIRVISPFKKIRVGEIYSVRLGHLAMDSEIYLSEVDAGYHDNCYDLFCFKDNKVANRTLANLFCKQMKVHRLNLYLLDAIRRFNLHAKHEIAMNTHIVASGRDADCVMQLTDNHIAFSPKQEKAGIENLRDLGLPPKKEHVCIFGRDSVFLSGSDPKKSDADMQEVRDMHIRTFKPSVEELLRMDYNVIRMGSAVKEPLEISHPNFLDYATSGKRTDFMDVYLSAKCKFFVGVQSGLMHIPMIFRVPCLSVNVVRLEIILFCSPEDLAIFKLLWSKTEKRILKVPEIIESGMSRWRVEKFANSDIEVIDNTEDEILEAVKEMHERVNGTWQISKEDLELQKKFHSQFKPSYLNSKFVTPISSYFLRKHEKELF; translated from the coding sequence ATGAAAAAAAAGCGTTTACTCATCATAGGAACAGCTCAGCAGGCATACATACAGGACTACCTTGCAAAAGTAGACCTCATCACCACAGACGTCCATCTTCTGGTTCCTGAGCGTGACAGAGGAGCATACGGACCGCAAAAGGTCAGTTACTTCAGCGGCATCTTTCACCCGCTGTTTCTGCCGCTGCTTAAAGTAATGCTTACCTTCAGACCTGATGAAGCTGTTGTAGTTTGCGGCATGACCTATGATCACGATAACGTAGTTAAGGCGGTCAGCTTTTATTCATCTTTTAAAAAGTTAGAAGTCAAATTTTCTGTGAGAAATAACGAAGAACTTGCAGGAAAAGAACTTCACCCTTCCGCACCGAAAGAAATACTTAAATGGATAGGATTAGGGACTATTGCGCTGTTAATCAGAGTAATTTCCCCGTTCAAAAAAATCAGAGTTGGTGAAATTTATTCTGTGAGACTTGGTCATCTGGCAATGGACAGTGAAATTTATCTCTCTGAAGTTGACGCAGGATATCATGATAATTGTTATGACCTCTTTTGTTTTAAAGACAATAAAGTAGCAAACAGGACTCTTGCAAATCTTTTTTGTAAGCAAATGAAAGTACACAGGTTAAATTTATATCTTCTTGACGCAATTCGAAGATTTAACCTTCACGCGAAACATGAAATAGCAATGAACACCCACATCGTTGCATCCGGCAGAGATGCTGATTGCGTAATGCAACTGACAGATAATCATATCGCCTTTTCTCCAAAACAGGAAAAGGCAGGAATTGAAAATCTTAGAGATCTAGGACTTCCTCCGAAAAAAGAACATGTTTGCATTTTTGGAAGGGACTCAGTTTTCCTCAGTGGTTCTGACCCCAAAAAGAGCGATGCTGACATGCAGGAAGTCCGCGATATGCACATAAGGACTTTCAAACCCAGCGTAGAAGAACTACTACGCATGGATTATAATGTTATACGCATGGGCAGTGCGGTCAAAGAACCTCTTGAAATCAGTCATCCCAATTTTCTGGATTATGCAACAAGCGGCAAGCGAACAGACTTCATGGATGTTTACCTCTCGGCTAAATGTAAATTTTTCGTAGGTGTTCAGAGCGGGCTGATGCATATCCCCATGATTTTCCGTGTGCCTTGCCTGAGCGTGAATGTAGTACGCCTTGAAATAATCCTTTTTTGTTCACCTGAAGATTTGGCTATTTTTAAATTGCTGTGGTCAAAAACAGAAAAAAGAATTTTAAAAGTCCCCGAAATTATTGAATCAGGGATGAGCCGTTGGCGAGTAGAAAAATTTGCAAACTCAGACATTGAAGTTATTGACAATACCGAAGACGAAATACTCGAAGCTGTAAAAGAGATGCATGAACGAGTAAACGGAACATGGCAAATTTCAAAAGAAGATTTGGAACTACAAAAAAAATTTCATTCACAATTCAAACCTTCTTATCTAAACAGTAAATTTGTCACTCCGATAAGTTCATACTTTCTGCGTAAACACGAAAAGGAATTATTCTAA
- a CDS encoding class I SAM-dependent methyltransferase produces the protein MHTGKTITPIILIQAASRAWSGAPDWCMNETNGRPVVALTMESALNQFPDADIRIVAPAFDKGGRLNDLPAIFPNKKISVYYGFDESPLDRMIAALDDTSDEALIIRVDGLHFGWLPEHAVDMLRIAAQDKLDCVKMPDDFPIQLTSDIYRLSSLKKASTMLSKLDDSGIYKVHPKFFMIKNTAKFKCARYLDHPPVSDEWLSRCREIAHDVYIEGRMAVSKKGIKAGDQLTFHYELALEYITPETVMLDCACGPGYGARMLADKATSVIAADIDEDTILKATAINKRDNLTFQTADATNLEFADNTFDAVTSFETVEHVDPAPYFKEMHRVLRAGGLLILSTPQNSRGHIPVNSQHLREFSIEEITALASAYFTVQQVIGIKQGRVIFPDDPKGQNTFMVCKKPE, from the coding sequence ATGCACACAGGCAAAACTATTACGCCCATAATTCTCATACAGGCAGCATCCCGGGCATGGAGCGGAGCTCCTGACTGGTGCATGAACGAAACTAACGGTCGTCCTGTTGTAGCTTTGACAATGGAAAGTGCACTTAATCAGTTCCCTGATGCCGACATACGCATAGTTGCGCCCGCCTTTGACAAAGGAGGACGACTTAATGACCTGCCTGCAATATTTCCAAATAAAAAAATTAGTGTCTATTATGGTTTTGATGAAAGTCCGCTTGATAGGATGATTGCAGCGCTTGATGACACTTCAGATGAGGCCCTAATTATACGAGTAGACGGGCTACACTTTGGCTGGCTGCCTGAACATGCTGTTGATATGCTGAGAATAGCAGCGCAGGACAAACTCGACTGCGTAAAAATGCCGGATGATTTTCCCATCCAGCTGACCTCTGACATATACAGATTAAGCAGTTTGAAGAAAGCTTCAACCATGCTTTCAAAGCTGGATGACTCCGGTATTTATAAAGTACATCCCAAATTTTTCATGATCAAAAACACAGCGAAATTCAAATGTGCACGTTATTTAGATCATCCCCCTGTCAGCGATGAATGGCTCAGCAGATGCAGAGAAATAGCTCATGATGTATACATCGAAGGCCGGATGGCTGTCAGTAAAAAGGGTATTAAGGCTGGAGACCAGTTAACTTTCCATTATGAACTTGCCCTTGAGTATATTACGCCTGAAACTGTTATGCTGGACTGTGCATGCGGCCCCGGATACGGCGCGCGAATGCTGGCAGACAAAGCAACATCTGTCATCGCAGCAGATATTGATGAAGATACAATTTTAAAAGCAACGGCTATTAATAAACGGGACAACCTTACATTTCAAACTGCTGATGCAACAAATCTTGAGTTCGCGGACAACACTTTCGACGCAGTTACAAGTTTTGAAACTGTCGAGCATGTTGATCCTGCCCCGTATTTTAAGGAAATGCATCGGGTTCTACGAGCCGGAGGACTCCTTATTTTGAGTACCCCGCAAAACAGCCGCGGGCACATTCCTGTTAACAGCCAGCACTTACGCGAATTTTCCATTGAAGAGATTACAGCGCTGGCTTCCGCGTATTTTACAGTGCAACAGGTAATCGGTATTAAACAGGGCAGGGTTATTTTTCCTGATGATCCTAAAGGTCAAAACACTTTTATGGTCTGCAAAAAACCGGAATAA
- a CDS encoding ATP-grasp domain-containing protein, whose translation MKKVLIMIGAGIETIPAITKAKEMGIHVVATDLNPDAPGFAHADEAVIGCVYTPEKTVAALKKWAEKGVKPNGVMCVAVDAPHTVAAVAKMFGLRAVSTETAALATDKLAMKDCFKAKGIPIPWYSQISSGSELKEIFLERQETLVIKPVDSRGARGVLQLEYNLENMPDYDWAFNYSQNESPTNRVMVESYLDGPQVSTEGFVVGGKSYTPGFSDRNYEFLDKFAPHIIENGGQLPSFLPYDIQMAVKDLSGKAAIALGISHGVAKGDMVVHNGKPYVIEMAARLSGGYFCSHEIPWNTGVDFVGIAIRLAIGETPNPEEMIPFYQKGVAQRYLFPSEGIVTAIDGVDEAQEIEGIEMVEIRTEVGAVIPPTTNHPARAGVIIGVANTREEAVSAVEKAVNCIKITTEKS comes from the coding sequence ATGAAAAAAGTTTTAATTATGATCGGAGCCGGTATTGAAACAATTCCGGCTATAACCAAAGCAAAGGAAATGGGAATCCACGTTGTTGCAACCGACCTGAACCCCGATGCTCCCGGTTTTGCTCATGCTGATGAAGCAGTTATCGGTTGTGTATATACTCCTGAAAAAACAGTTGCTGCTCTAAAGAAATGGGCCGAAAAAGGAGTGAAACCTAACGGAGTAATGTGCGTTGCGGTTGATGCTCCTCACACTGTAGCGGCCGTTGCGAAAATGTTCGGACTACGCGCTGTAAGCACAGAAACAGCTGCGCTGGCAACAGACAAACTTGCAATGAAAGATTGCTTCAAAGCCAAAGGGATTCCTATCCCATGGTATAGTCAAATTTCAAGCGGGTCCGAACTGAAAGAAATATTTTTAGAACGTCAGGAAACACTCGTAATAAAACCTGTAGACAGTAGAGGTGCCCGCGGCGTTTTGCAGCTGGAATATAATTTAGAAAACATGCCGGACTACGATTGGGCTTTTAATTACTCTCAAAACGAATCTCCGACGAATAGAGTTATGGTAGAGAGTTATCTCGACGGTCCGCAAGTCAGCACCGAAGGTTTCGTGGTAGGTGGAAAGAGCTACACTCCAGGATTCTCAGATCGGAATTATGAATTTCTAGATAAATTTGCACCGCATATAATTGAAAACGGAGGACAACTCCCCTCCTTTCTACCGTACGACATTCAAATGGCTGTCAAAGACCTTTCCGGTAAAGCGGCTATTGCTCTCGGTATTAGCCATGGAGTTGCCAAAGGCGACATGGTCGTTCACAACGGCAAACCTTATGTAATCGAAATGGCTGCAAGACTTTCAGGCGGATATTTTTGCTCACACGAAATACCGTGGAACACCGGAGTGGATTTTGTAGGCATAGCAATCAGGCTGGCAATAGGTGAAACACCGAACCCGGAAGAAATGATCCCGTTCTACCAGAAAGGAGTAGCTCAAAGATACCTGTTCCCAAGCGAAGGAATTGTTACAGCCATTGACGGAGTGGATGAAGCTCAAGAAATTGAAGGTATCGAAATGGTTGAGATCAGAACTGAGGTCGGAGCGGTTATCCCTCCCACAACTAACCATCCTGCTCGGGCCGGAGTCATAATCGGTGTTGCAAATACTCGCGAAGAAGCTGTTTCAGCTGTAGAAAAAGCCGTCAACTGCATCAAAATTACTACTGAAAAAAGCTGA